A region of Planococcus sp. MSAK28401 DNA encodes the following proteins:
- the fmt gene encoding methionyl-tRNA formyltransferase — translation MTKIVFMGTPAFSAPILKMLADEGYDIISVVTQPDRPVGRKKILTPTPVKEQALELGLPVYQPEKLKDPEQAQKILDLKPDLIITAAFGQILPTSVLEAPKLGAINVHASLLPEYRGGAPIHQAIIDGKKETGVTIMYMVDRLDAGDIISQKSVPIEEKDHTGSMFKKLSAAGMELLKETLPSIIDGSNPRIPQDEERVSFARNISREQERIDWNKSARELYNQVRGLHPWPVAFTTLEDANVKLWWTEIADSQKTGAPGEIIELTKDAIIVQTGEGALAIKELQPAGKKRMTAEDYLRGPKLQAGDRFE, via the coding sequence TTGACCAAAATTGTTTTCATGGGAACGCCGGCATTTTCGGCTCCAATCTTGAAGATGCTTGCCGATGAAGGATATGACATCATCTCGGTCGTCACACAGCCCGACCGCCCTGTCGGCAGGAAGAAAATCCTGACGCCGACGCCGGTGAAAGAACAAGCGTTAGAACTTGGCTTGCCGGTCTACCAACCGGAAAAACTGAAAGATCCCGAACAGGCGCAAAAAATCCTTGATCTTAAGCCGGACTTAATTATCACGGCTGCGTTCGGTCAAATTCTCCCGACATCCGTACTTGAAGCACCGAAACTGGGCGCCATCAATGTGCACGCCTCGCTGCTTCCGGAATACCGGGGCGGTGCACCGATCCACCAAGCGATCATCGATGGCAAAAAAGAAACCGGCGTGACGATCATGTACATGGTCGACCGCTTGGATGCGGGGGATATCATTTCTCAAAAATCGGTGCCGATTGAAGAAAAGGACCATACTGGCAGCATGTTCAAGAAATTGAGTGCGGCAGGAATGGAATTATTGAAGGAGACCTTGCCATCGATCATTGATGGAAGCAATCCCCGGATCCCTCAAGACGAAGAGCGTGTCTCCTTTGCGCGCAATATTTCACGGGAGCAGGAACGCATCGACTGGAACAAATCCGCACGCGAGCTTTATAACCAAGTGCGCGGATTGCATCCATGGCCGGTCGCATTCACTACTTTAGAAGATGCCAATGTCAAACTGTGGTGGACGGAAATCGCCGACAGCCAGAAAACCGGCGCGCCGGGTGAAATCATCGAATTGACAAAAGATGCCATCATCGTCCAAACGGGCGAAGGAGCGCTTGCCATCAAGGAATTGCAGCCGGCCGGGAAAAAACGCATGACGGCTGAAGATTATTTGCGCGGGCCGAAATTACAGGCAGGAGACCGATTCGAATGA
- the def gene encoding peptide deformylase gives MAIREIVKHPNEVLETPCKTVTEFDRELAVLLDDMHETMIEADGVGIAAPQVGVSLRVAIVDFQEGQEPIEMINPELALFEGKEMDIEGCLSFPGIFGEVERHGRIKIKAQERDGSWYELEAEGYEARAILHEMDHLDGVLFTSKIEKYVTQEELDEMIRQQEEEDLL, from the coding sequence ATGGCAATCCGTGAAATTGTGAAACACCCGAACGAAGTATTGGAAACCCCGTGCAAGACGGTCACTGAATTCGACCGCGAGCTTGCTGTCCTCTTGGACGATATGCACGAGACGATGATCGAAGCGGACGGCGTCGGCATTGCCGCGCCGCAAGTAGGTGTCTCGCTGCGCGTCGCGATCGTCGATTTTCAGGAAGGGCAGGAACCGATTGAAATGATCAACCCGGAACTCGCTTTATTCGAAGGAAAAGAGATGGATATCGAGGGCTGCTTGAGCTTCCCGGGTATTTTCGGCGAAGTCGAGCGCCACGGCCGCATCAAAATCAAAGCCCAGGAACGCGACGGCTCCTGGTATGAGCTGGAAGCGGAAGGCTACGAAGCGCGGGCCATCCTTCACGAAATGGACCATTTGGACGGCGTGCTGTTCACGAGCAAAATCGAGAAATATGTCACGCAGGAAGAATTGGATGAAATGATCCGCCAGCAGGAAGAGGAGGATTTGCTTTGA
- a CDS encoding Stp1/IreP family PP2C-type Ser/Thr phosphatase → MFQYVIESDTGRKREVNEDRVAVLKRPSGLLLALVADGMGGHNAGDVASRMAVDELSRRFMEADEETFLTTEEKTAWLSGQVLQVNRLVYEHSITHSECKGMGTTLIAALIEGDDCVLCHIGDSRAYVIGPSMAQVTRDHSYVNVLVDNGEITQQQAEDHPKKNWILRSLGTEPDIEREMHHFSLAGTAYFLICTDGLSNKLSERDMSSIVRSKASLSQKGKALIALANDLGGEDNISFVLLTALGEEV, encoded by the coding sequence TTGTTTCAGTATGTAATTGAAAGCGATACCGGTAGAAAAAGGGAAGTCAATGAAGACCGCGTCGCTGTGCTCAAACGCCCCAGCGGGTTATTGCTGGCACTTGTCGCAGACGGCATGGGCGGCCATAATGCGGGGGATGTCGCGAGCCGTATGGCAGTCGATGAGCTCAGCAGAAGATTCATGGAAGCGGACGAAGAAACCTTCTTGACCACGGAAGAAAAGACAGCCTGGCTATCTGGACAAGTGTTGCAAGTCAACCGGCTTGTTTATGAACATTCCATCACCCATAGCGAATGCAAAGGGATGGGAACGACTCTGATCGCCGCATTGATTGAAGGGGATGATTGCGTGCTGTGCCATATCGGCGACAGCCGTGCGTATGTCATCGGCCCGTCGATGGCTCAAGTAACGCGGGACCATTCCTATGTCAATGTGCTGGTCGATAACGGGGAAATCACACAACAGCAGGCAGAAGACCATCCGAAGAAAAACTGGATCTTGCGCTCACTTGGCACGGAGCCGGACATCGAGCGGGAAATGCACCATTTTTCTCTTGCTGGCACTGCTTATTTTCTGATATGCACAGATGGTTTGAGCAATAAATTAAGCGAGCGGGACATGTCGTCGATTGTTCGCTCGAAAGCTTCACTGTCCCAAAAAGGCAAAGCCTTAATCGCGCTGGCCAATGACCTCGGCGGAGAAGACAATATTTCATTTGTATTGTTGACGGCGCTTGGTGAGGAGGTGTAG
- the rsmB gene encoding 16S rRNA (cytosine(967)-C(5))-methyltransferase RsmB: protein MKNKKIHGNVRDAALSILYAVENKQAYSNLLLNTTMDSYGISAKNKGLLTEITYGTLQHQMTLDYYLEPYIKGKLDPWVRTLLRLSLYQIVYLDRIPFHAVINEAVEIAKRRGHGGIASVVNGILRSVQRSGVRSFNEIADPIEKISIETSHPAWMIKRWSEQFGMQKAREMALENNKAPLQTVRVNTVQATPAQVIEMLESEGLTAEPSKIIPECLVVTGGQPVRTQTFEKGFITIQDESSMLPAYALQVEPGMNVLDMCAAPGGKTTHIAEKLEARGKVLAMDLHAHKVKLIEETAKRLGHQTIETTVGDGRDSSERFGEEKFDRILVDAPCSGLGVIKRKPDIKYTKTPDDFGRLQTIQLALLDEAVKLLKPGGILVYSTCTVDTEENRGTAEKFMNTHPQMEQIPAELPAAFKSKGQGFVQVFPQDFGSDGFFIASFRKTDGKVAES, encoded by the coding sequence ATGAAAAACAAAAAAATTCACGGCAACGTAAGAGATGCAGCATTGTCGATTCTCTATGCCGTGGAAAACAAACAGGCATATAGCAACCTCTTATTGAATACGACAATGGACAGCTACGGCATTTCCGCCAAAAATAAAGGCTTGTTGACGGAAATCACTTATGGCACGCTGCAGCATCAAATGACCTTGGATTATTATTTAGAACCGTATATCAAAGGCAAGCTCGATCCATGGGTGCGGACGCTTCTGCGCTTATCGCTCTATCAGATCGTTTACTTGGACCGCATCCCGTTCCATGCCGTCATTAACGAAGCGGTGGAAATCGCCAAACGGCGCGGACACGGCGGCATTGCGTCTGTTGTGAACGGCATTCTGCGCTCCGTCCAGCGGTCAGGCGTGCGTTCATTCAATGAAATTGCCGACCCGATCGAAAAGATTTCCATCGAAACGAGCCATCCGGCTTGGATGATCAAGCGCTGGTCGGAACAATTCGGCATGCAAAAAGCCCGCGAAATGGCACTTGAGAACAATAAAGCGCCGCTTCAGACGGTGCGTGTCAATACTGTCCAGGCGACGCCGGCACAAGTGATCGAGATGCTCGAGTCGGAAGGGCTGACTGCCGAACCGAGCAAGATTATCCCGGAATGCCTCGTCGTCACGGGCGGGCAGCCGGTGCGCACGCAAACATTCGAAAAAGGCTTTATTACCATACAAGACGAAAGTTCCATGCTGCCGGCTTATGCCCTGCAAGTGGAACCAGGCATGAACGTCCTTGATATGTGCGCGGCACCTGGCGGGAAGACGACCCACATCGCCGAAAAGCTCGAAGCACGGGGGAAAGTACTAGCGATGGATTTGCATGCCCATAAAGTCAAATTGATTGAAGAAACCGCCAAGCGCTTAGGCCATCAGACAATCGAAACCACCGTCGGAGACGGCCGGGACAGCAGCGAGCGCTTCGGCGAAGAAAAATTTGACCGCATCTTGGTGGATGCCCCGTGCAGCGGGCTCGGCGTCATCAAGCGCAAGCCGGATATCAAATACACGAAAACGCCAGATGATTTCGGTCGCTTGCAGACGATTCAACTTGCTCTTCTCGATGAAGCGGTGAAGCTGTTGAAGCCGGGCGGCATTCTCGTCTACAGCACGTGTACGGTCGATACCGAAGAGAACCGCGGAACTGCCGAGAAATTCATGAACACACATCCGCAAATGGAACAGATCCCTGCTGAATTGCCTGCTGCTTTCAAGAGCAAAGGCCAGGGCTTTGTCCAAGTATTCCCGCAGGATTTCGGGAGTGACGGATTTTTTATCGCAAGCTTCAGAAAAACCGACGGCAAAGTTGCCGAAAGCTAA
- the pknB gene encoding Stk1 family PASTA domain-containing Ser/Thr kinase — MLVGKRINGRYKVLEAIGSGGMSNVYLAHDMILDRDVAIKVLRYDFGNEEELRRRFKREALSSTSLDHPNIVSIFDVGEDNALPYLVMEYVPGDTLKEYIIKHSPVEPERAVEIMKQLASALAHAHHNHIVHRDIKPQNVLVDEDGNVKISDFGIAMALSATSYTQTNSVLGTVHYLSPEQARGGTANKKSDIYSLGIVMYELLTGKLPFSGESAVAIALKHLQTETPSLKETVPDLPQSLENIVLKATAKNPQYRYASADEMAEDLSTALTPERINEPKFAVPVDEGETRAMPAIKDSGTYEQTDATKTMALPIKENQQAPKKPAEKKKRKKTPIVLAIIAALVLIGLILAFAFPELFQPRQVAVPDVSGMEREAAHEELTAAGFVVEEESEQFSEEVDENHVIRTIPEAGKMRDPESSISLFISMGKETTEFGDYVGDSLEQAQRMLDGTNFPSPDVREEFSDEAPGTILSQVPEAGTEVVISETEIEFVVSKGPDMREVEDLSGYGEAELNEYARSSGFNIRIVREEESDTVEAGLVLSQNVAGGEMLEVGSTIEVVLSSGSAELPVKTYVDTVEIPYEPSEPAEEGEDPVEQTIRVYIQDQNQTMVEPVEEFTITETTEHQIEMQIVEGGSASYRIVRDATIILEETVDYENAD; from the coding sequence ATGTTAGTCGGAAAACGAATCAATGGTCGCTATAAGGTGCTTGAAGCGATCGGCAGCGGCGGGATGTCCAATGTCTATTTGGCGCATGACATGATCCTTGACCGGGACGTCGCCATCAAAGTGCTGCGCTACGACTTCGGCAATGAAGAGGAGTTGAGGCGCCGCTTCAAACGGGAAGCGCTGTCCTCGACAAGCCTCGACCATCCGAACATCGTCAGCATTTTCGATGTCGGGGAAGACAATGCCTTGCCGTATCTCGTTATGGAGTATGTACCTGGAGATACATTGAAAGAATACATCATCAAACATTCTCCGGTCGAACCGGAACGCGCCGTGGAAATCATGAAGCAATTGGCATCGGCGCTTGCACATGCCCATCATAACCATATCGTCCACCGGGACATCAAGCCGCAAAATGTGCTGGTGGATGAAGACGGCAATGTCAAAATTTCGGATTTCGGCATTGCCATGGCATTAAGTGCCACTTCCTATACACAGACCAATTCAGTGCTTGGGACCGTTCATTATTTGTCCCCTGAACAGGCGAGAGGCGGCACGGCCAATAAAAAATCCGATATTTATTCGCTCGGCATCGTCATGTATGAATTATTGACTGGAAAGCTGCCGTTTTCAGGTGAATCGGCTGTGGCCATCGCCTTGAAACATTTGCAGACGGAAACGCCTTCATTGAAGGAGACCGTACCGGACCTGCCGCAAAGCTTGGAAAATATCGTATTGAAAGCAACTGCCAAAAATCCGCAATATCGCTATGCCTCAGCGGATGAAATGGCAGAAGATCTTTCGACGGCACTCACGCCAGAGCGAATCAACGAACCGAAATTTGCGGTACCGGTAGACGAAGGGGAAACCCGGGCCATGCCGGCAATCAAAGATTCGGGCACATACGAACAAACCGATGCGACCAAAACGATGGCGCTGCCGATTAAAGAAAATCAACAAGCGCCGAAAAAACCAGCTGAAAAGAAAAAACGCAAGAAGACACCGATCGTCTTGGCGATTATTGCAGCTTTAGTATTAATTGGCTTGATCCTGGCATTTGCTTTTCCTGAATTGTTCCAGCCGCGGCAAGTAGCTGTACCGGACGTTTCCGGCATGGAACGGGAAGCGGCACACGAAGAGCTAACCGCTGCGGGTTTTGTCGTTGAGGAAGAATCGGAACAATTCTCAGAAGAAGTTGATGAAAATCATGTGATTCGCACCATCCCAGAAGCGGGGAAAATGCGAGATCCGGAGTCAAGCATCAGCCTATTCATTAGCATGGGCAAAGAAACAACCGAGTTTGGTGATTATGTCGGCGACTCGCTTGAACAGGCACAGCGTATGCTAGACGGAACGAATTTTCCTTCGCCGGATGTGCGTGAGGAATTTTCCGATGAAGCGCCCGGCACGATCTTGAGTCAAGTCCCTGAAGCGGGAACCGAAGTTGTCATCAGTGAAACGGAAATTGAATTCGTTGTCAGCAAAGGGCCGGACATGCGTGAAGTGGAAGATTTGAGTGGCTACGGGGAAGCGGAATTGAACGAATACGCCCGGTCGTCGGGATTCAATATTCGCATCGTCCGTGAAGAAGAATCCGATACCGTGGAAGCTGGATTGGTGCTGTCACAGAATGTCGCTGGCGGGGAGATGCTCGAAGTCGGAAGCACGATTGAAGTCGTCTTATCTTCCGGCAGCGCGGAACTGCCGGTGAAAACCTATGTCGATACTGTGGAAATTCCTTATGAGCCGTCAGAGCCTGCAGAGGAAGGCGAAGACCCAGTTGAGCAGACAATCCGCGTCTATATTCAGGACCAGAACCAAACCATGGTCGAACCCGTCGAGGAATTCACCATCACGGAGACGACCGAACACCAGATTGAAATGCAGATTGTCGAAGGTGGCAGTGCTTCTTACCGAATTGTCAGGGATGCGACGATTATTCTGGAAGAGACAGTGGACTACGAGAACGCCGATTAA